The uncultured Desulfobulbus sp. genome window below encodes:
- a CDS encoding DUF4198 domain-containing protein, with translation MNKFLTAAFTGAMVLGSAVAASAHFQMIYTPEMALNKGGEIPLKLVFTHPFEAGHTMDMATPEQFFVVRSRGENAPKKTDLLKTLKPITWTSLTNSGKAWETTYQARGGDHAFCLIPEPYWEEGDGFYIKQNTKVIVNVGGEPGAWNEPVGLPTEIVPLAKPYDRWTGNVFQGQVLVNGKPVPGAEVEIEYMNHKPLLDKNAFAKEAAAEAPQDSFVLQTIFADENGVFTFGIPKEGWWGFAALDLDPDYTYKGKKCSRDAVIWLQAKDM, from the coding sequence ATGAACAAGTTTCTGACAGCGGCATTTACCGGAGCCATGGTTCTGGGGTCTGCGGTTGCGGCCTCTGCACATTTTCAGATGATCTACACCCCGGAGATGGCACTGAACAAAGGTGGGGAGATTCCGCTGAAGCTCGTTTTTACCCATCCCTTTGAGGCGGGGCACACCATGGACATGGCTACCCCGGAACAGTTTTTTGTAGTCCGCAGTCGTGGTGAAAATGCACCTAAAAAAACCGACCTGCTCAAGACCCTCAAACCGATCACCTGGACAAGCCTGACCAACAGCGGCAAGGCCTGGGAGACTACTTACCAGGCGCGTGGAGGTGATCATGCCTTCTGCCTCATTCCTGAGCCCTATTGGGAGGAGGGTGATGGTTTTTACATCAAGCAGAACACCAAGGTTATCGTCAATGTGGGCGGTGAGCCGGGTGCCTGGAATGAGCCTGTCGGCCTGCCAACCGAGATTGTCCCCCTGGCCAAGCCCTACGATCGCTGGACCGGCAATGTTTTTCAGGGGCAGGTTCTGGTCAACGGAAAACCTGTACCAGGTGCCGAGGTTGAGATCGAGTACATGAACCATAAACCTCTGCTTGACAAGAACGCCTTCGCTAAAGAGGCCGCTGCCGAAGCTCCCCAGGACTCCTTTGTGTTGCAGACAATCTTTGCAGATGAAAACGGCGTCTTCACCTTTGGTATCCCCAAGGAGGGATGGTGGGGCTTTGCCGCTTTGGACCTGGATCCCGACTATACCTATAAGGGGAAAAAATGCTCCCGTGACGCAGTTATCTGGCTCCAGGCAAAGGATATGTAA
- a CDS encoding metal-dependent transcriptional regulator: MTARQKLSASLEDYIEAIYLLGGSETEVRPKEIVARMGVTGPSVTEALRLLSEKNLVHYVPYGAVTLTDAGKSVAQGVYHRHKTLKRFFVEILGIDEADAEKGACEMEHVASQDLVYRLVLFTSFVQKNLCENPQGGVERFKEFMEQRETNTYHHRQQDDNGTKF, translated from the coding sequence ATGACAGCACGACAAAAGCTGAGCGCCAGCCTGGAAGATTACATTGAGGCCATTTATCTCCTGGGGGGGAGCGAGACCGAGGTCCGGCCGAAGGAGATCGTTGCCCGCATGGGCGTCACCGGCCCTTCAGTGACGGAAGCGCTACGCCTTTTGAGTGAGAAGAATCTGGTGCATTATGTCCCCTATGGTGCCGTCACCCTCACCGATGCCGGAAAATCAGTGGCGCAGGGGGTGTACCACCGGCATAAAACGCTCAAACGTTTTTTTGTCGAGATTCTCGGGATAGATGAGGCTGATGCTGAAAAGGGTGCCTGCGAGATGGAGCATGTTGCCAGCCAGGACCTCGTCTACCGGCTGGTCCTATTCACCAGCTTTGTCCAGAAAAATCTCTGTGAGAACCCGCAGGGGGGGGTCGAGCGATTCAAAGAATTTATGGAGCAGAGAGAAACAAACACTTACCACCACAGACAACAGGATGACAATGGTACAAAGTTTTAA
- a CDS encoding FeoA family protein, with the protein MKCRKRNGCCRLCDIAPGQKTRIRCHHAQGAIRQRLLDLGFVPESEIDVIRRAPLGDPIQCKVADYNVTLRNAEAALIEVEEISDESP; encoded by the coding sequence ATGAAATGCAGAAAGCGCAACGGATGCTGTAGACTCTGCGACATTGCACCTGGACAAAAGACGCGAATCCGCTGTCACCACGCCCAAGGTGCTATTCGCCAACGCCTGCTTGACCTGGGATTTGTCCCTGAATCGGAAATCGATGTTATCCGCCGGGCTCCCCTGGGCGACCCGATCCAATGTAAGGTGGCCGACTACAATGTGACCCTGAGAAACGCAGAAGCAGCGCTTATAGAAGTAGAAGAAATCTCTGACGAATCTCCCTGA